A window from Leptothermofonsia sichuanensis E412 encodes these proteins:
- the dapF gene encoding diaminopimelate epimerase: MAIEFTKYHGLGNDFILIDNRASSEPCLTPAQAVQWCDRHFGIGADGVIFVLPGQEGTDYTMRIFNSDGSEPEMCGNGIRCFARFVADLEGTHASRSYQVHTQAGVMIPKLEANGFVTVDMGEPRLLAAEIPTTLTSPDQRVVNAPLEVAGQIWQVTCVSMGNPHCITFVEDVAAIPLETLGPQFERHPVFPQKTNTEFIQVIRPDYLKMRVWERGAGITLACGTGACASLVAGVLVSQAGERYPQVNRCATVELPGGPLQIEWSETNNRLYMTGPAEKVFTGKAG, from the coding sequence ATGGCAATTGAGTTCACTAAGTATCACGGACTGGGAAACGACTTTATCCTGATCGACAATCGTGCCTCATCAGAGCCTTGCTTAACGCCAGCACAGGCGGTTCAGTGGTGCGATCGCCACTTTGGAATTGGTGCCGATGGAGTCATCTTTGTCCTGCCAGGACAGGAGGGTACCGATTACACCATGCGGATTTTTAACTCGGATGGCTCAGAGCCAGAAATGTGCGGCAATGGAATTCGCTGCTTTGCCCGATTTGTGGCTGACCTGGAAGGAACGCACGCTTCCCGTTCCTACCAGGTTCACACCCAGGCTGGGGTCATGATACCCAAGCTGGAGGCAAATGGATTCGTCACCGTCGATATGGGTGAACCCCGGCTGCTGGCTGCGGAGATTCCCACCACGCTGACCAGCCCTGATCAACGGGTAGTGAATGCGCCCCTGGAAGTGGCAGGGCAGATCTGGCAAGTGACCTGTGTCAGTATGGGGAATCCCCACTGCATCACCTTTGTTGAGGATGTTGCCGCAATCCCCCTGGAGACCCTCGGTCCCCAGTTTGAACGTCATCCGGTGTTTCCTCAAAAAACGAATACCGAGTTCATTCAAGTCATTCGCCCCGACTACTTGAAAATGCGTGTCTGGGAACGTGGTGCTGGAATCACCCTGGCATGTGGAACCGGAGCCTGTGCCTCTTTAGTAGCAGGAGTGCTGGTCAGTCAGGCTGGAGAGCGCTATCCTCAGGTCAATCGCTGCGCCACCGTGGAACTTCCCGGCGGCCCATTGCAGATTGAATGGTCTGA
- a CDS encoding Hfq-related RNA-binding protein, whose translation MTVEFETGLPSVRQIQNMIREEKEVELKLTTGDLLAGKISWQDPHCISLTDQYDQPTIVWRQAIVYLKPRM comes from the coding sequence ATGACTGTAGAATTTGAAACCGGATTACCCAGTGTCCGCCAGATTCAAAACATGATTCGAGAAGAGAAAGAGGTTGAACTTAAACTGACCACTGGCGATCTGCTAGCTGGCAAGATCAGTTGGCAGGACCCCCATTGTATTTCTCTTACGGACCAGTATGATCAGCCCACGATTGTTTGGCGACAGGCTATTGTTTACTTGAAACCCAGGATGTAG
- a CDS encoding cation:proton antiporter domain-containing protein, whose translation MQEDFRLIVDLVSVLAAAAAGGLLAALLRQPILLGYLLAGMIVGPAGLGLIKELIQVETLAQFGVAFLLFALGVEFSFSELKKVKGISLGGGVLQITLTILVTALASLGMGWVTSPAQGVFLGAILSLSSTAVVLKCLMERNETNTPQGQVMLGILVVQDLALGLMLAVLPALDKPPEEVGLAVGWALLQTGLFALGAVLAGIWVIPPLLRLLARTESRELFLLGVVALCLGIALLTEYMGLSIEMGAFVAGLMISEVEYSDQTLTYVEPLRDIFASLFFAAIGMLIDPVFLWNNLELILGLVALVFVGKFLIVTPLVMLFRYPLKTALTAGLGLAQIGEFSFVLASEGQSLGLVSRRVYLLILGTTAVTLVLTPFVLRLVPQLFTWADALPWLKYHLDRSEQPIEIGEDLPSQNHVVVCGYGRVGQNIVRLLQDHSYPVIVIDQSEHRIQELRDKGIPYIYGNAASLHVLEKAGVKTAQGMAIALPDSMSTRLSLKRSLELSPDLDVVVRANQDRDIELLYQLGAREVVQPEFEASLELSSHLLTGMGLPLPVIQREVQQIRNSHYSELRAERSSYQVSRELKAATQEMNSKWYPLPESSPLIGMTLEETNLRRLTGVSLMAIQRASGEEVDYPDAKTVLEDGDRLLLIGASDELTAFDELAKGEAAVPTENASCQWLLVPDDSPVVGKTLAELHIRRQFGVLVQAIRREGKFISYPDGKSELQAGDRLLLCGGFYSLNQASRWIVPNNPQPATILPFSVAPVGVGEVLREYLPEDEQLEL comes from the coding sequence GTGCAGGAAGACTTTCGGCTCATTGTTGATTTAGTGTCTGTGCTTGCAGCCGCAGCCGCCGGGGGACTTCTGGCGGCTCTGTTACGGCAACCAATCCTGTTGGGGTATCTGCTGGCAGGTATGATTGTCGGTCCAGCGGGGTTGGGGCTAATCAAAGAATTAATTCAGGTTGAGACGCTGGCCCAATTTGGGGTGGCGTTTTTACTCTTTGCCCTGGGCGTAGAGTTCTCCTTTTCTGAACTGAAGAAGGTGAAGGGCATCAGCCTGGGTGGGGGCGTTTTACAGATTACCCTGACGATCCTGGTCACAGCCCTGGCTTCCCTGGGAATGGGTTGGGTCACTTCTCCTGCTCAGGGCGTGTTTCTGGGGGCAATTCTGTCGCTGTCTTCTACGGCAGTGGTACTCAAGTGCCTGATGGAGCGTAACGAGACAAATACGCCTCAGGGACAGGTAATGCTGGGCATTCTGGTTGTGCAAGATCTGGCACTGGGGCTGATGCTGGCAGTGCTGCCAGCTCTGGATAAGCCTCCAGAGGAGGTGGGGCTGGCAGTTGGCTGGGCACTCTTGCAGACTGGATTGTTTGCCCTGGGAGCAGTCCTGGCAGGGATCTGGGTGATTCCGCCCCTGTTACGGTTACTGGCCCGAACGGAAAGCCGCGAACTCTTTCTGCTGGGTGTAGTAGCGCTGTGTCTGGGCATTGCGCTGTTGACCGAGTATATGGGGCTGTCGATTGAGATGGGGGCATTTGTCGCAGGTTTAATGATTTCAGAGGTTGAGTACTCTGATCAGACGTTGACTTATGTGGAGCCTTTGCGGGATATTTTTGCCTCGTTGTTTTTTGCCGCGATCGGCATGTTAATCGATCCGGTGTTTCTCTGGAATAATCTGGAGTTAATTCTGGGGCTGGTCGCCCTGGTTTTTGTGGGCAAGTTCCTGATTGTGACGCCTCTGGTCATGCTGTTCCGCTACCCACTCAAAACAGCCCTGACGGCTGGGCTGGGTCTGGCACAGATTGGGGAGTTTTCCTTTGTACTTGCCAGTGAAGGGCAGTCACTGGGGCTGGTTTCTCGCCGGGTCTATTTGCTGATTTTGGGCACAACAGCCGTGACTCTGGTGTTGACTCCGTTTGTGTTGCGCCTGGTGCCCCAACTATTTACCTGGGCGGATGCCTTGCCGTGGTTGAAATATCATCTTGACAGGAGTGAGCAGCCAATCGAAATTGGAGAAGATTTGCCCTCCCAAAACCATGTGGTGGTGTGTGGTTACGGCAGGGTCGGGCAAAATATTGTGCGGTTGCTGCAAGACCACAGTTACCCTGTGATTGTGATTGACCAGTCGGAGCATCGCATTCAGGAATTGCGTGACAAAGGCATTCCTTACATTTACGGGAATGCGGCCAGTCTGCATGTGTTAGAGAAGGCAGGGGTAAAGACGGCTCAGGGGATGGCGATCGCCCTGCCTGACTCCATGAGTACTCGACTCTCCCTGAAGCGATCGCTGGAACTGTCACCCGATCTGGATGTGGTGGTGCGGGCAAACCAGGACAGAGACATTGAGTTGCTTTACCAGTTAGGGGCGCGGGAGGTTGTCCAGCCAGAATTTGAAGCCAGTCTGGAACTGTCCTCCCATCTGCTGACCGGGATGGGACTCCCCTTGCCTGTAATTCAACGGGAAGTGCAGCAGATTCGTAACTCCCACTATTCTGAACTACGGGCTGAACGTTCTTCTTACCAGGTGTCACGGGAGTTAAAGGCAGCCACCCAGGAGATGAACAGCAAGTGGTATCCCCTGCCAGAAAGCTCTCCATTGATTGGGATGACATTGGAGGAGACGAATCTGCGTCGCCTGACTGGGGTCAGCCTGATGGCAATCCAACGCGCCAGTGGAGAGGAGGTTGATTATCCAGACGCTAAAACTGTCTTAGAGGACGGCGATCGCCTCCTGTTGATTGGTGCGTCCGATGAACTGACGGCCTTTGATGAATTGGCAAAGGGAGAAGCCGCCGTTCCGACTGAAAACGCCTCCTGTCAGTGGCTCCTGGTGCCCGACGATAGTCCGGTAGTGGGGAAAACACTGGCTGAACTCCATATCCGGCGGCAGTTTGGCGTGCTGGTGCAGGCAATTCGGCGGGAAGGAAAGTTCATCAGCTACCCGGATGGGAAAAGCGAGTTGCAGGCGGGCGATCGCCTGCTCCTCTGCGGTGGATTCTATTCCCTCAATCAGGCAAGCCGCTGGATTGTGCCCAACAACCCCCAACCTGCAACGATTTTACCGTTTTCCGTTGCACCTGTGGGGGTGGGCGAGGTTTTGCGAGAGTACCTGCCAGAGGACGAGCAGTTAGAACTTTAG
- a CDS encoding M23 family metallopeptidase has translation MFTLTETNQNLQKPMNWMFARILLNCAGRWQMPGTTVPAWTQRSSIALAIRTARLGASIAWVLILATSAEALQVKIIPPSPRLGDTLSVIARYDDPEIKATPVVRVGDRTYPTFPMGSNQFRALIPTTPLDKPGVWFVRTEGGEKVSNMKVQVKGRSFPTQSIWLPPGKDGEISDEEYNRVNAFKQLVTPEKFWNGPFLQPNQGPITGVYGIRRYYNGVFAQDYYHRGVDYAGAHGSPVIAPAAGRVVLVGWEKDGFRVNGNIVGLDHGQGVTSAYLHLSRITVKEGDFVKAGQVIGAVGSTGASTGPHLHWGLYVHGLSVDPAPWRTQGIE, from the coding sequence ATGTTTACCCTGACTGAAACCAACCAAAATCTGCAAAAGCCGATGAATTGGATGTTTGCCAGGATTCTTTTGAACTGTGCAGGCAGGTGGCAAATGCCAGGAACCACAGTGCCTGCCTGGACTCAGCGATCGTCCATCGCTCTGGCAATTAGAACCGCCAGATTGGGGGCGTCGATCGCTTGGGTGCTAATTTTGGCAACATCGGCTGAGGCGTTGCAGGTCAAAATTATCCCTCCCTCCCCTCGCCTGGGCGATACGCTGTCAGTCATTGCCCGATACGATGATCCCGAAATTAAAGCAACGCCCGTTGTCAGAGTGGGCGATCGCACCTATCCGACATTCCCGATGGGTTCCAATCAGTTTCGGGCCTTGATCCCAACAACTCCCCTAGACAAGCCAGGAGTCTGGTTCGTGCGGACAGAGGGAGGAGAGAAAGTCAGCAACATGAAGGTGCAGGTCAAAGGGCGCAGTTTCCCCACCCAGTCTATCTGGCTTCCACCGGGTAAAGATGGAGAAATTTCCGATGAAGAATATAATCGAGTTAATGCCTTTAAGCAACTGGTCACGCCTGAAAAATTCTGGAATGGTCCCTTTCTGCAACCCAATCAGGGACCCATTACAGGAGTTTATGGCATTCGCCGCTACTACAATGGGGTCTTTGCCCAGGACTATTACCATCGCGGTGTAGACTATGCAGGGGCACACGGTTCGCCTGTCATTGCTCCTGCCGCAGGGCGAGTTGTCCTGGTTGGTTGGGAGAAGGATGGCTTTCGAGTCAATGGCAATATTGTGGGACTGGATCATGGGCAGGGAGTCACCAGTGCTTACCTGCATCTGAGCCGGATCACCGTCAAAGAAGGTGATTTTGTAAAGGCAGGTCAGGTGATTGGGGCGGTGGGGTCCACTGGCGCGTCCACGGGTCCCCACCTGCACTGGGGGTTATACGTCCATGGGCTTTCAGTAGATCCTGCTCCCTGGCGCACCCAGGGAATTGAATAG
- a CDS encoding late competence development ComFB family protein, which translates to MSIEKIVEQALQDGYLTPAMEAEVGRICDTASELSIEEYMALDRLMGALLTGEVVAVPRKQFINVMEELVLTEAIARVAEIEATSDRTLDLGDIAAYALNRLPPLYATTEEGATYQRQRAKEELQGLIAQQVGEAIARNLDRPEFFPERQAIGKNSGDEILTQVSALLQAYAPSFEAQSELTTK; encoded by the coding sequence ATGAGTATTGAAAAAATCGTGGAGCAGGCTTTGCAGGATGGTTACCTGACTCCAGCGATGGAAGCAGAGGTGGGGCGGATTTGTGACACCGCTTCAGAGCTTTCTATAGAGGAGTATATGGCTCTGGATCGGTTAATGGGGGCGCTGTTAACGGGTGAAGTGGTAGCTGTGCCCCGGAAACAATTTATTAATGTGATGGAAGAGCTGGTATTAACTGAGGCGATCGCCCGGGTTGCTGAGATTGAAGCGACCAGCGATCGCACTCTGGATCTGGGCGATATTGCAGCCTATGCCCTCAACCGCCTACCTCCCCTCTATGCCACCACAGAGGAAGGAGCAACCTATCAGCGCCAGCGGGCTAAGGAAGAGCTCCAGGGGTTGATTGCTCAACAGGTGGGCGAAGCGATCGCCCGCAACCTGGATCGACCAGAATTCTTCCCGGAACGGCAGGCAATTGGCAAGAACTCTGGAGACGAAATTCTGACTCAGGTCAGTGCTTTGTTACAGGCATACGCGCCCAGCTTTGAAGCCCAATCAGAGCTAACCACCAAATAG
- a CDS encoding L,D-transpeptidase has translation MAATIKDETIAHSMMFLFLGASALLVFVQWRAWAVGSGQAPDDPPIQQAVVASQPRSQVNSLQANSFQANSTSATTPSTAVNASAKLAKAPAKSVSAQAKANSSQVTTGNPKEKTGSVIEGLHLVVNLSDRRVYVYEGKDLKVSYPLAVGQEGWETPTGSFEVIEMQKRPKWLHPITREVVPPGPDNPLGERWIGFWADERTHIGFHGTNQEDLIGQAVSHGCLRMRNRDVIALYEKVSEGTPVFVRN, from the coding sequence ATGGCGGCGACGATTAAAGATGAAACCATTGCTCACAGCATGATGTTCCTCTTTTTAGGAGCATCTGCTCTGCTTGTGTTTGTTCAGTGGCGTGCCTGGGCAGTCGGTTCTGGACAAGCACCTGATGACCCGCCGATTCAGCAAGCAGTGGTCGCCAGCCAGCCCCGTTCTCAGGTCAATTCCTTGCAGGCAAACTCATTCCAGGCCAATTCCACTTCAGCCACAACACCGTCAACCGCTGTCAATGCATCCGCCAAACTGGCTAAGGCTCCGGCAAAATCTGTTTCTGCTCAGGCAAAAGCAAATTCGTCCCAGGTGACAACCGGGAACCCAAAGGAAAAAACTGGATCGGTCATAGAGGGGTTACATCTGGTTGTCAATTTAAGCGATCGCCGGGTTTATGTTTATGAGGGCAAGGACCTGAAAGTCAGCTATCCCCTGGCAGTTGGACAGGAAGGCTGGGAAACCCCAACGGGTTCCTTTGAGGTAATAGAGATGCAAAAGCGCCCCAAATGGCTCCATCCCATTACCCGGGAAGTGGTCCCCCCTGGGCCTGATAATCCCTTAGGGGAGCGGTGGATCGGCTTCTGGGCAGACGAAAGAACTCATATTGGGTTTCACGGCACCAATCAGGAAGATTTAATTGGTCAGGCCGTTTCCCACGGCTGCCTGCGAATGCGAAATCGGGATGTGATTGCTTTGTATGAAAAGGTATCGGAAGGAACCCCTGTTTTTGTGCGCAATTAA
- a CDS encoding sigma-70 family RNA polymerase sigma factor, with the protein MTQSFPVSWSTVEATIAQVPVQAEKLSNYDLVLRCQTAHRPEKAAFAELVRRYQSHVEKVLYHLAPDWSDRADLVQEVWIRVYRNIRRLNEPEKFRGWLSRIATNLFYDELRKRKRNAPPLSLDAPLSVEDGEMDWEIASTTPGPAEDMATREFYDQLRDAIADLPEVFRTTIVMREIQGMAYEEIAELTGVSLGTVKSRIARARFRLQSQLQTYLDDA; encoded by the coding sequence ATGACCCAGTCCTTTCCTGTATCCTGGTCAACGGTTGAGGCAACTATCGCCCAAGTGCCCGTGCAAGCCGAAAAGCTCTCTAATTATGACCTTGTGCTGCGATGTCAGACTGCCCATCGCCCCGAAAAAGCTGCTTTTGCAGAACTGGTGCGACGCTATCAGTCTCATGTCGAAAAGGTTCTTTACCACCTGGCTCCTGACTGGTCTGATCGGGCAGACCTGGTACAGGAAGTCTGGATTCGTGTCTATCGAAACATTCGGCGGCTAAATGAGCCGGAAAAGTTTCGGGGCTGGTTGAGTCGGATTGCGACTAACTTGTTTTACGACGAACTCCGTAAGCGGAAGCGTAACGCCCCACCCCTATCGCTGGACGCCCCCCTTTCGGTGGAAGATGGCGAAATGGATTGGGAAATTGCCTCGACCACTCCAGGACCCGCTGAAGATATGGCTACACGAGAGTTCTATGACCAGTTGCGCGATGCGATCGCCGATCTGCCAGAAGTCTTCCGGACGACAATTGTGATGCGCGAGATCCAGGGCATGGCATACGAGGAAATTGCCGAACTGACCGGAGTATCCCTGGGAACCGTGAAATCTAGAATTGCCAGGGCGCGGTTCCGGTTGCAGTCTCAGCTACAGACTTACCTGGATGATGCCTGA
- a CDS encoding anti-sigma factor family protein — MTHNSNSHNENLQASAMNQPSSPGSVNTVQRDRFEMLSAYLDGEVTAAERRQVEEWLAHDTNVQRLHARLLNLRQAFQAMPVPASECSVQETVEQVFARVERRPRLSLILGGGAIAALFVGAIATMFAPGNPLMPEFVKAPKQIETTEPETVVSEPLLIALDRPLVTIPKAPVAQPISHESRDTDANPSAENVR, encoded by the coding sequence ATGACTCATAACTCTAACTCCCATAACGAAAATCTTCAGGCTTCTGCAATGAATCAGCCTAGTTCCCCCGGTTCAGTCAACACGGTTCAGCGCGATCGCTTTGAAATGCTGAGTGCCTACCTGGATGGGGAGGTGACAGCCGCAGAACGCAGGCAGGTTGAGGAGTGGCTGGCCCATGACACCAATGTCCAGCGCCTCCATGCCCGACTGCTAAACCTGCGGCAGGCTTTCCAGGCGATGCCAGTGCCGGCTTCTGAATGTTCTGTTCAGGAAACGGTTGAGCAGGTATTTGCTCGGGTTGAGCGACGCCCACGGCTGTCGCTCATTCTGGGTGGCGGTGCGATCGCGGCACTATTTGTGGGTGCGATCGCAACCATGTTCGCCCCTGGCAATCCTTTGATGCCAGAGTTTGTCAAAGCTCCTAAGCAGATAGAAACAACTGAACCAGAGACCGTGGTCAGTGAGCCGTTACTGATTGCCCTTGATCGGCCCCTGGTTACGATTCCAAAAGCTCCCGTTGCCCAACCGATCAGTCACGAGAGCAGGGACACTGATGCTAACCCCAGTGCTGAGAACGTTCGTTGA
- a CDS encoding gamma-glutamylcyclotransferase family protein, whose protein sequence is MVNIFVYGTLKPGERNYPVCAREVVSARPAIAPGHLFALPFGYPAMVPDPGHSGWVQGFLLALVNSESLTRLDAFEQHDSEEFRRYAPGLLLHQHQYQRQPIDTFDPEQNRLMTAWAYLMTAEQVRRLGGILLPDGAWSDEKQAGAFNERSQHWG, encoded by the coding sequence ATGGTCAATATCTTTGTTTACGGCACATTAAAACCTGGCGAGAGGAACTACCCGGTATGTGCCAGAGAAGTGGTGTCTGCTCGTCCGGCGATCGCTCCTGGTCACCTGTTTGCCCTGCCCTTTGGCTACCCGGCAATGGTTCCTGACCCTGGTCACTCCGGATGGGTACAGGGATTTCTTCTTGCTCTGGTCAACTCAGAGAGCCTGACCCGGCTGGATGCCTTTGAACAACACGACTCAGAGGAATTTCGCCGTTACGCGCCTGGGCTACTCCTGCATCAGCACCAGTACCAGCGCCAGCCCATCGACACCTTTGACCCAGAGCAAAACCGCCTGATGACGGCCTGGGCATATCTGATGACAGCCGAACAGGTCAGGCGGCTTGGGGGCATTCTGCTACCAGACGGGGCGTGGAGTGATGAGAAACAGGCAGGAGCATTCAACGAACGTTCTCAGCACTGGGGTTAG
- a CDS encoding methyltransferase domain-containing protein yields the protein MTSTLNQQIQQFYDASSSLWEQIWGEHMHHGFYGANGTEKKDRRQAQIDLIEELLCWADIQQATQILDVGCGIGGSTLYLADKFKAKATGMTLSPVQVNRAWERAWAAGMAAHQPDVCAGDRRASTQFQVADALAMPFPDQSFDLVWSLESGEHMPDKRKFLQECYRVLQPGGTFLLVTWCHRPTDEQPLSVDEHKHLEEIYRVYCLPHVISLPEYAAIAQSCGFQSIRTADWSAAVAPFWDVVIDSALTPAAMVGLLRSGWTTIQAALSLGLMRRGYRRGLIRFGLLCATR from the coding sequence ATGACTTCCACGCTCAATCAACAAATCCAGCAATTTTATGATGCCTCTTCCAGCCTGTGGGAGCAGATCTGGGGAGAGCATATGCACCACGGTTTTTATGGAGCGAACGGAACGGAAAAGAAAGACCGGCGACAGGCACAAATTGATCTGATTGAGGAGCTATTGTGCTGGGCAGATATTCAGCAGGCAACTCAAATCCTGGATGTGGGTTGTGGTATTGGAGGGAGTACGCTTTACCTGGCAGATAAGTTTAAGGCAAAGGCAACTGGCATGACCCTCAGCCCGGTCCAGGTAAACCGGGCATGGGAGCGTGCCTGGGCCGCCGGAATGGCTGCCCATCAGCCGGATGTCTGTGCCGGAGATCGCCGGGCCAGCACCCAGTTTCAGGTGGCTGATGCACTGGCTATGCCCTTTCCCGATCAGTCCTTTGACCTTGTCTGGTCGCTGGAAAGTGGAGAGCACATGCCTGACAAAAGGAAGTTTCTCCAGGAATGCTATCGGGTGCTGCAACCGGGGGGCACCTTTTTGCTGGTGACCTGGTGTCACCGTCCCACGGATGAGCAACCGCTGTCTGTGGACGAGCACAAACACCTGGAGGAGATTTACCGGGTGTACTGTCTGCCCCATGTGATTTCCTTACCTGAATATGCGGCGATCGCCCAGTCCTGTGGATTTCAGTCTATTCGCACGGCTGACTGGTCTGCTGCGGTTGCACCCTTTTGGGATGTGGTGATCGATTCTGCGCTCACCCCGGCGGCTATGGTTGGACTGTTGCGTTCTGGGTGGACGACCATTCAGGCAGCATTATCTCTTGGGTTGATGCGTCGGGGCTACCGGCGCGGGTTAATTCGATTTGGTTTGCTGTGTGCTACCCGCTGA
- a CDS encoding homogentisate phytyltransferase has protein sequence MSRTVSKPASFSPQSVPTSWFQRQFPWFYAFWKFSRAHTVIGTTLSVLSLYVIVLAKIQPAGAGNLSFVALVAVLLACLCGNVYIVGLNQLEDVAIDRINKPHLPLASGEFSRRQGQGIVICMGILAIALSSLQGSYLLAMVSISLLIGTAYSLPPIRLKRFPFWASLCIFTVRGVVVNLGLFLHFSRGATIPPSVWALTLFILGFTFAIALFKDMPDAEGDRQYNISTFTLQLGQQSVFNLSRRVLTAVYAGMILAGIVGLPGVNPFFLVATHAGAVGALWVRSFSINLRDKASISQFYQFIWKLFFLEYIVFAIACWLA, from the coding sequence ATGAGTCGGACTGTTTCTAAACCTGCTTCTTTTTCTCCTCAATCGGTTCCAACGTCCTGGTTCCAACGACAATTTCCCTGGTTTTACGCCTTCTGGAAATTCTCCCGTGCCCATACGGTTATTGGCACAACGCTGAGCGTCTTAAGCCTGTACGTTATCGTCCTTGCCAAAATTCAACCTGCTGGCGCTGGTAACCTCTCGTTTGTAGCTCTGGTGGCAGTCCTTCTGGCCTGTCTTTGTGGCAATGTTTACATTGTGGGGCTGAATCAGCTTGAGGATGTGGCAATTGACCGGATTAATAAGCCCCATTTGCCACTGGCATCCGGTGAATTTTCCCGGCGTCAAGGACAGGGGATTGTGATCTGTATGGGTATTCTGGCGATCGCCCTCTCCAGTTTGCAGGGATCCTATCTCCTGGCAATGGTCAGCATCAGCCTCCTGATTGGAACGGCTTATTCCCTGCCGCCTATCCGTTTGAAACGGTTTCCCTTCTGGGCTTCCCTGTGTATCTTCACAGTCCGGGGAGTGGTGGTCAATTTGGGGCTATTCCTGCACTTTAGCCGGGGTGCCACGATCCCACCCAGTGTCTGGGCGCTGACCCTGTTCATTCTGGGCTTTACGTTTGCGATCGCCCTTTTCAAGGATATGCCAGACGCTGAGGGCGATCGCCAGTACAACATCTCGACCTTCACCCTGCAACTGGGGCAGCAAAGTGTGTTTAATCTATCCCGCCGGGTATTGACAGCAGTCTATGCCGGCATGATTCTGGCAGGAATCGTGGGGTTGCCTGGGGTCAACCCCTTTTTTTTGGTTGCGACTCATGCTGGTGCCGTTGGTGCCCTGTGGGTCCGTAGCTTTTCGATCAATCTGCGGGATAAAGCCTCAATTAGCCAGTTCTACCAATTCATCTGGAAGCTGTTCTTTCTGGAATATATTGTGTTTGCGATCGCCTGCTGGCTGGCATAG